The proteins below are encoded in one region of Shewanella putrefaciens:
- a CDS encoding PfkB family carbohydrate kinase, translating to MANILLVANLNCDRILLLDKPLKTGGRFHYQDGGQRLGGGGANTGLGLVWAGHRVALVSQVGRDKMGDWVIAEASTQGLDCRLVQRRPGSTCEMLLVMTPDGERTIIRPQRPIFELSVPPKWQQWDALYFNTSAEGTVSWAKTALDHCLVVAQLAKDDRPRPCHVLLASASDMQGRCEAAFWDYGVSIAGDSLRYFVVTDGINGAKVYTQDQVQHVPAVPAKVVDTTGAGDAYAAGLIHSLCLGQTITQAMAEGAIWAAFAVATDSSIPGDALKQYLETKDSA from the coding sequence ATGGCGAATATTTTGTTGGTTGCCAATCTTAACTGTGATCGGATCTTGTTACTTGATAAACCATTAAAAACAGGGGGTCGCTTCCATTATCAAGATGGTGGACAAAGGCTGGGCGGTGGCGGCGCCAATACCGGGCTTGGTCTAGTGTGGGCGGGTCATAGGGTCGCACTGGTTAGTCAGGTAGGTCGGGACAAAATGGGGGACTGGGTCATTGCCGAGGCGAGTACTCAGGGGCTCGATTGTCGTTTGGTGCAGCGCCGTCCGGGTAGTACCTGTGAAATGCTGCTCGTGATGACGCCCGACGGTGAGCGCACTATTATTCGCCCCCAAAGACCGATATTTGAATTATCAGTACCACCTAAATGGCAGCAGTGGGATGCACTGTATTTTAATACCTCGGCCGAGGGGACTGTCAGCTGGGCAAAAACGGCATTAGATCATTGCCTCGTCGTGGCGCAATTAGCTAAGGACGATAGGCCAAGGCCTTGCCATGTGCTATTGGCATCTGCGAGTGATATGCAGGGACGATGTGAGGCCGCATTTTGGGACTATGGTGTGAGTATTGCTGGAGATTCACTCCGTTACTTTGTGGTTACCGACGGCATTAATGGGGCCAAGGTATATACCCAAGATCAAGTGCAGCATGTCCCCGCCGTTCCCGCTAAGGTCGTCGATACCACAGGTGCCGGAGATGCCTATGCGGCAGGATTAATACATAGCTTGTGTCTGGGGCAGACGATTACCCAAGCCATGGCCGAAGGTGCTATCTGGGCAGCGTTTGCGGTGGCGACCGACAGCTCCATTCCCGGGGATGCACTGAAGCAATATTTAGAGACAAAAGACTCGGCTTAA
- the moaE gene encoding molybdopterin synthase catalytic subunit MoaE: MRLLPAVRVQEVDFSVSDEYRQLAQDDSDGAVVTFVGKVRDFNDGATVTDLTLEHYPGMTEAVLEQIVTEARSRWPLNKVTVIHRVGTMALGEQIVFIGVTSAHRKAAFAACEFLIDFLKTKAPFWKLEAGEQGKNWVEAKDADEQAAKLWQHKG, encoded by the coding sequence ATGCGTCTGTTACCCGCAGTTCGAGTGCAAGAGGTCGATTTTAGTGTTTCTGACGAATATCGCCAGTTAGCCCAAGACGATAGCGATGGTGCCGTCGTGACCTTTGTTGGCAAAGTGCGTGATTTTAACGATGGTGCCACAGTCACCGATCTCACCCTAGAGCATTATCCCGGCATGACCGAAGCTGTGCTGGAGCAAATCGTCACCGAGGCGCGTAGCCGCTGGCCGCTTAACAAAGTCACTGTCATCCACCGTGTCGGCACTATGGCCCTGGGTGAGCAAATTGTGTTTATTGGGGTGACGAGCGCCCATCGCAAAGCCGCCTTTGCCGCCTGTGAGTTTTTAATCGACTTTTTAAAAACCAAGGCGCCATTCTGGAAACTAGAAGCGGGTGAGCAAGGTAAAAATTGGGTTGAAGCAAAGGATGCCGATGAACAGGCGGCTAAGTTGTGGCAACACAAAGGCTAA
- the modA gene encoding molybdate ABC transporter substrate-binding protein has protein sequence MSSLTRFFHTFGFAVLFCLAVLPLSSRAAEKSAVPAIAAASDLRFALDDISQKFTHDTGLKVKISYGSSGNFATQIQNGAPYELFLSADEKYIQQLHKAGVARDAGVLYAQGQLAIVAPKASSLSLDPELKGLAQALMAGEISRFAIANPDHAPYGERAKEALQSVQLWDAIQPKLILGENVSQAGQFAISGSTQGGIIALSLAMSPQFASHSRYAIVPATMHSPLFQRMVLMVSAGDTAERFYDYLQTDNARHILADYGFSLPEQP, from the coding sequence ATGTCGAGTTTGACCCGTTTTTTCCATACCTTTGGTTTTGCAGTACTGTTTTGCTTAGCTGTCCTGCCATTGTCCAGTCGCGCGGCGGAGAAGTCCGCTGTTCCTGCCATTGCCGCCGCCTCGGATTTGCGTTTTGCCTTAGATGACATTAGCCAAAAATTTACCCATGATACTGGGCTAAAAGTAAAAATTTCCTATGGGTCATCGGGCAACTTTGCCACGCAAATCCAAAATGGTGCCCCCTATGAATTGTTTTTATCCGCGGATGAAAAATATATTCAGCAGCTACATAAAGCGGGTGTCGCCCGTGATGCTGGCGTGCTTTACGCCCAAGGGCAACTCGCCATTGTTGCACCTAAGGCGAGTAGTCTATCGCTTGACCCTGAGTTAAAGGGATTAGCACAAGCACTTATGGCTGGGGAAATCAGCCGTTTTGCCATCGCCAATCCTGACCATGCTCCCTATGGTGAGAGAGCGAAGGAAGCGTTGCAGTCAGTGCAGTTGTGGGATGCGATTCAGCCTAAACTGATCCTCGGGGAAAACGTGTCCCAAGCGGGTCAGTTTGCGATCAGCGGTTCAACCCAGGGCGGGATTATTGCGCTGTCTTTAGCTATGTCTCCTCAGTTTGCGAGCCATAGCCGATACGCGATAGTGCCAGCCACAATGCACAGCCCATTGTTTCAGCGTATGGTGTTAATGGTGAGTGCGGGTGACACCGCCGAGCGTTTCTATGACTATTTACAAACAGATAATGCTCGCCATATTTTGGCCGATTATGGTTTTTCACTGCCAGAGCAACCATGA
- a CDS encoding DUF4870 domain-containing protein produces MIEPVTKSDRDFGLLVYASSFMGYLVPLGSILGPLIIWLMKREESAFVDRCGRSCVNFKLSLLIYVIISIVLAFIGIGFILLIALAILDLVCTVLGIIKASEGQVYRYPFTIKFISMD; encoded by the coding sequence ATGATTGAACCCGTGACAAAGAGCGATAGAGATTTTGGATTACTCGTTTATGCATCGAGTTTTATGGGTTACTTAGTGCCGCTGGGCTCCATTTTGGGACCACTGATCATTTGGCTGATGAAACGCGAAGAGTCGGCATTTGTCGACCGATGTGGTCGCAGTTGTGTGAACTTTAAGCTGAGTTTGCTGATCTATGTGATTATCAGTATCGTGCTAGCGTTTATCGGCATTGGGTTTATCTTATTAATTGCGCTCGCTATTTTGGATCTTGTGTGCACAGTGCTTGGGATCATTAAAGCCAGTGAAGGGCAAGTGTATCGCTATCCATTCACCATTAAATTTATTTCCATGGATTAA
- a CDS encoding electron transfer flavoprotein-ubiquinone oxidoreductase, which yields MERESMEFDVVIVGAGPAGLATACRLMQISQDSGKEITVCVVEKGSEVGAHILSGAVFEPKVLDELFSDWREKDAPVKTAVTQDEIYLLSSATEGRAMPNALVPKTMHNEGNYIISVGNLSRWLANRAEELGVEIFPGFAASELLFNDDNSVKGILIGDMGVGADGEPKDSYMPGMELHAKYTVFSEGCRGHLGKQLIQKYHLDNGKTPQHYGLGFKEIWKVPAEQHEQGKVVHTGGWPLTDGASGGGFLYHMEDNQIAVGLIIDLNYKNPHLSPFDEFQRYKTHPVIAKYLTGGERLSYGARAITKGGLNSLPKMSFPGGLIIGCNAGTLNFAKIKGTHTAMKSGIVAAETLGKAMMAGVEGGKDLDCYQTHLEESWLYEELHKSRNFGPAMHKFGTFLGGAFNYIDQNWFGGKFPITLRDEHPDYAQMAPVSAYSKIDYPKPDGKLSFDKLSSVYLSSTFHEEDQPCHLRLKDNSIPLGINLTQFNEPAQRYCPAGVYEIVEEAGQPKFVINAQNCIHCKTCDIKDPSQNITWVTPEGGGGPNYPNM from the coding sequence ATGGAACGCGAATCAATGGAATTCGATGTTGTTATCGTCGGTGCAGGGCCTGCTGGCTTGGCTACTGCGTGTCGATTAATGCAAATATCACAGGATTCAGGTAAAGAAATCACTGTCTGTGTGGTAGAAAAAGGCTCCGAAGTGGGCGCGCATATTCTATCGGGCGCAGTCTTCGAACCTAAGGTGCTAGATGAACTATTCAGCGACTGGCGTGAAAAAGATGCCCCAGTGAAAACCGCTGTCACCCAGGATGAAATCTACCTGCTCAGCTCCGCCACAGAAGGCCGAGCCATGCCGAATGCCCTTGTGCCAAAAACCATGCACAACGAAGGCAATTACATTATCAGCGTTGGCAATTTGTCCCGTTGGCTTGCTAATCGCGCCGAAGAACTGGGTGTCGAAATTTTCCCCGGCTTTGCCGCGAGCGAACTGCTATTTAACGACGATAATAGCGTTAAAGGCATCTTAATTGGCGATATGGGCGTCGGCGCCGATGGTGAGCCTAAGGACAGTTACATGCCTGGCATGGAACTGCACGCTAAATATACCGTATTTTCCGAGGGTTGCCGTGGCCACTTAGGCAAACAACTTATTCAAAAATATCATCTAGATAACGGTAAAACCCCGCAACATTACGGTCTTGGCTTCAAAGAAATTTGGAAAGTCCCCGCCGAGCAGCACGAGCAAGGCAAAGTCGTGCATACCGGTGGTTGGCCGTTAACCGATGGCGCCTCCGGCGGTGGTTTCCTCTACCATATGGAAGACAACCAAATTGCGGTCGGGCTGATTATTGATTTGAATTATAAAAATCCACACTTAAGCCCCTTCGATGAATTCCAGCGCTATAAAACCCACCCTGTGATCGCGAAATATCTGACCGGTGGAGAGCGTTTAAGCTATGGCGCCCGCGCTATTACTAAGGGCGGCTTAAACTCATTACCTAAAATGAGTTTCCCCGGCGGTCTTATCATAGGTTGCAATGCGGGCACCTTAAACTTCGCCAAAATCAAAGGCACCCACACTGCGATGAAGAGCGGTATCGTTGCAGCAGAAACCTTAGGTAAAGCCATGATGGCAGGGGTTGAAGGCGGTAAAGATCTCGACTGTTACCAAACCCACCTTGAAGAAAGCTGGCTATACGAAGAATTGCATAAATCCCGCAACTTTGGCCCCGCAATGCACAAGTTCGGCACTTTCCTCGGTGGCGCCTTCAACTACATAGATCAAAACTGGTTTGGGGGTAAGTTCCCTATCACATTACGTGATGAACACCCAGATTACGCGCAGATGGCGCCGGTGAGTGCATACAGCAAGATTGATTATCCTAAACCCGATGGCAAGTTAAGCTTTGACAAACTGTCTTCAGTCTATCTGTCGAGCACTTTCCATGAGGAAGATCAGCCCTGCCATTTGCGCCTCAAAGACAACAGCATTCCACTGGGCATAAACCTGACTCAGTTTAATGAGCCGGCACAGCGCTACTGCCCAGCCGGCGTGTATGAGATCGTCGAAGAAGCGGGCCAACCTAAATTTGTGATCAATGCGCAAAACTGCATTCACTGCAAAACCTGCGACATTAAAGATCCGAGCCAAAACATCACTTGGGTTACCCCCGAGGGCGGCGGCGGACCAAACTATCCCAATATGTAA
- the moaD gene encoding molybdopterin synthase sulfur carrier subunit produces MINVLFFAQVRELLGTAKLSIEANEQMQTAETLRAALAATDEKWAKVLTSDKLLVAVNQTISQWDAPVKDGDEVAFFPPVTGG; encoded by the coding sequence ATGATTAACGTGTTGTTTTTTGCCCAAGTTCGAGAGTTGTTGGGCACGGCCAAGTTAAGCATTGAGGCTAATGAGCAGATGCAAACCGCCGAAACATTACGCGCTGCGCTAGCGGCAACCGATGAAAAATGGGCCAAGGTATTAACCTCAGATAAGTTGCTGGTCGCGGTCAACCAAACCATTAGCCAATGGGATGCGCCCGTTAAAGACGGTGATGAAGTGGCCTTTTTCCCACCCGTTACAGGGGGTTGA
- the moaC gene encoding cyclic pyranopterin monophosphate synthase MoaC, whose translation MSNVFTHINADGNAHMVDVTEKAVTEREAHAEAFIEMASTTLEMIMSGSHHKGDVFATARIAGIQAAKKTSDLIPLCHPLMLTKVEVDLEAQPEHNRVRITSLCKLSGKTGVEMEALTAASVAALTIYDMCKAVQKDMVISQVRLLEKRGGKSGHFKV comes from the coding sequence ATGAGCAATGTATTTACCCATATCAATGCCGATGGCAACGCCCATATGGTCGATGTGACCGAAAAGGCCGTCACCGAGCGTGAAGCCCACGCTGAAGCTTTTATCGAGATGGCGAGCACGACACTCGAGATGATCATGAGTGGTAGCCACCACAAGGGTGATGTGTTTGCGACCGCGCGGATCGCGGGAATTCAAGCGGCGAAAAAGACCTCAGATCTGATCCCTTTATGCCATCCACTGATGTTGACTAAGGTCGAGGTCGATTTAGAGGCGCAGCCCGAACATAACCGCGTGCGGATCACTAGCTTATGTAAATTATCCGGCAAAACCGGGGTTGAAATGGAGGCCCTCACTGCGGCCTCAGTGGCGGCACTTACTATTTACGATATGTGCAAAGCCGTGCAAAAAGATATGGTGATTTCCCAGGTTCGCCTGTTGGAAAAGCGCGGCGGTAAGTCTGGGCATTTTAAGGTTTAG
- the moaA gene encoding GTP 3',8-cyclase MoaA, with translation MSQLQDSFGRKFHYLRMSVTDVCNFKCSYCLPDGYHPNGKPHFLSLNEIENLVSAFSQVGTQKIRITGGEPTLRKDFTDIIRVVADNPLIHTIATTTNGYRLEKHAKEWFDAGLRRINVSVDSLDPKMFYQITGENKFDEVMRGIDAALSAGFERVKINAVLLKGLNDKDLPRFLHWIKHTPIDLRFIELMETGLGREYFQAHHLAGADIKAQLLADGWQFDAPSASDGPAQNFSHSDYKGRIGLIMPYANNFCATCNRLRVSAKGKLHLCLFTESGVDLRDLLQHPDQQAELIERLHGQLAQKKETHYLHQGITGVTQHLASIGG, from the coding sequence ATGTCTCAATTACAAGACAGCTTTGGTCGAAAATTTCACTATTTACGGATGTCGGTTACTGACGTCTGCAACTTTAAATGTAGCTATTGCCTCCCCGATGGTTACCACCCCAATGGTAAGCCACACTTCTTATCTCTCAATGAGATAGAAAACTTAGTTTCCGCATTTAGCCAAGTGGGCACCCAAAAAATCCGCATTACCGGTGGCGAGCCTACGCTGCGCAAAGACTTTACCGACATTATTCGTGTCGTCGCTGATAATCCGCTCATTCATACCATTGCGACGACCACCAACGGCTATAGACTCGAAAAACATGCCAAAGAGTGGTTTGATGCCGGGTTACGACGTATCAATGTCTCGGTGGATAGCTTAGATCCTAAGATGTTTTATCAAATCACCGGTGAGAACAAGTTTGATGAAGTGATGCGGGGCATTGATGCCGCATTGTCGGCGGGTTTTGAGCGGGTAAAAATCAATGCAGTACTGCTTAAAGGTTTAAACGATAAAGATTTGCCGCGCTTTTTACATTGGATTAAACACACGCCAATCGACCTGCGGTTTATTGAATTGATGGAGACAGGTTTAGGCCGCGAGTATTTTCAGGCCCACCATCTAGCGGGTGCCGATATCAAGGCGCAGTTATTGGCGGACGGTTGGCAATTCGATGCCCCAAGCGCCTCCGATGGTCCTGCCCAAAATTTCAGCCACAGTGATTATAAGGGCCGCATTGGTTTGATCATGCCCTATGCCAATAATTTCTGTGCTACCTGTAATCGTTTGCGTGTATCGGCAAAGGGCAAATTGCATTTATGCCTCTTTACCGAGTCCGGTGTCGATTTGCGTGATCTACTGCAACATCCTGATCAACAAGCGGAATTAATTGAGCGCTTACACGGTCAGTTAGCCCAGAAGAAAGAAACCCATTATCTGCACCAAGGCATTACTGGGGTGACCCAACATCTTGCCTCTATTGGTGGCTAG
- a CDS encoding methyl-accepting chemotaxis protein, which translates to MILNNLTIKQKILLTVTFAVLLSTILVGVLSQRSAKSVVQQRMLGSEMPSLMMQIRNKIELDISSLMNAAEQLANSRMLLQWLENGRPQEQEPQVVAQLKDITRQYKLAQASYADRQTAAYYTQDGFLRVLTPAQDGWFFGYRDSGQERMLNVFTEANGEVKLFINYQQPNGRGLVGLAKSLDDMVRLLGSFKIEDTGFVYLVDAKGEVKLHPDPKQIGNSSLNNLYSGANSSSLLNRSDFNLIDIEVNGENTFVASSYIPSMDWYLVAQVPEAEVFALLQEAAYQILIWTLIIAAGFIMLAIVVAGSVSRPIAQVATMFRDIGEGEGDLRQRLPVNGEDEIAQLAQGFNSFISKIQESVIEVAQTSEQLGFSAKDVSNQAQQTLEDSHEQKDRTMMVVTAINEMGATVNEIASNAAQAAVAAKDADTESSSGQVVVTRARDTINQLSKDVEQVGEVIESLATHTKSIGGILDVIRAISEQTNLLALNAAIEAARAGEAGRGFAVVADEVRNLASRTAASTNEVQGMINKLQSEASRAVAAMAQSRTRSHEGVAAVDEASQSLVGISDRIGLISDMNIQVAAATEEQSTVVEDINRNVTEINDITQRTANTAQAAAQASLALNQLAHRLDTLVAKFKV; encoded by the coding sequence ATGATATTGAATAACCTCACCATCAAGCAGAAGATCCTGCTGACAGTGACATTTGCAGTGCTACTGTCGACCATACTCGTCGGCGTATTGAGCCAACGTAGCGCTAAAAGTGTCGTACAACAACGTATGCTCGGGTCGGAAATGCCCAGCTTAATGATGCAAATACGCAATAAAATTGAGTTGGATATCTCCAGCTTAATGAATGCGGCAGAGCAACTCGCTAACAGCCGTATGCTGCTGCAATGGCTCGAAAATGGTCGCCCGCAGGAGCAAGAACCCCAAGTGGTTGCACAGTTAAAGGACATCACCCGTCAATATAAATTGGCCCAAGCTTCCTACGCCGATAGACAAACTGCGGCTTATTACACCCAAGATGGATTTCTGCGCGTGCTCACCCCCGCACAGGACGGCTGGTTTTTTGGCTATCGAGACAGTGGTCAAGAACGCATGTTAAACGTCTTTACCGAGGCTAACGGTGAGGTAAAACTCTTTATCAATTATCAGCAACCCAATGGACGTGGCTTAGTCGGTCTAGCCAAATCCCTCGATGATATGGTGCGCTTACTCGGTTCTTTTAAAATTGAAGATACGGGGTTTGTTTACTTGGTCGATGCTAAGGGCGAAGTGAAACTTCACCCAGACCCAAAGCAGATTGGTAACAGCAGCCTCAACAATTTGTACTCAGGTGCTAACTCAAGTTCATTGTTAAATCGTAGTGATTTCAATTTAATCGATATTGAAGTCAATGGCGAAAACACCTTCGTGGCCAGTAGCTATATTCCTTCGATGGACTGGTACTTGGTCGCCCAAGTCCCTGAGGCTGAGGTATTTGCGCTACTCCAAGAAGCCGCCTACCAAATCCTTATTTGGACCCTGATCATTGCCGCAGGCTTTATTATGCTGGCGATTGTGGTCGCAGGTTCGGTCAGCCGCCCTATTGCCCAAGTCGCTACCATGTTCCGTGATATTGGTGAAGGTGAAGGTGATTTACGTCAACGCTTGCCCGTCAATGGCGAAGATGAAATTGCACAGTTAGCTCAAGGATTTAATAGCTTTATCAGCAAGATCCAAGAGTCGGTGATTGAAGTTGCCCAAACCAGCGAACAACTCGGTTTTTCGGCTAAGGATGTGTCAAATCAGGCGCAGCAAACCTTAGAAGACAGCCACGAGCAGAAAGATCGCACTATGATGGTGGTCACGGCTATCAATGAGATGGGAGCGACGGTGAATGAAATCGCCAGCAATGCCGCCCAAGCCGCCGTTGCCGCTAAAGATGCCGATACCGAATCCAGCAGCGGACAAGTGGTCGTCACCCGTGCACGGGATACCATTAATCAACTGTCTAAGGATGTGGAGCAGGTCGGTGAAGTGATCGAATCCCTTGCGACTCACACTAAGTCCATTGGGGGGATTTTAGATGTGATCCGCGCCATTTCCGAGCAAACGAATCTGTTGGCGCTAAATGCTGCGATTGAAGCGGCCCGTGCCGGTGAAGCGGGACGCGGTTTTGCCGTCGTAGCCGATGAAGTGCGCAATTTAGCATCGCGTACTGCGGCTTCCACCAACGAAGTGCAAGGAATGATCAACAAACTGCAGTCTGAGGCGAGTCGCGCCGTAGCGGCAATGGCCCAGAGCCGGACCCGTTCCCATGAAGGGGTTGCAGCCGTCGATGAAGCCAGTCAATCCCTAGTCGGTATCAGTGACCGCATAGGGTTAATCAGCGATATGAATATTCAAGTGGCCGCCGCAACGGAAGAGCAATCGACTGTGGTGGAGGATATCAACCGTAACGTGACTGAAATTAACGATATCACCCAACGCACGGCTAACACGGCCCAAGCCGCAGCACAGGCGAGTCTCGCCCTAAATCAGTTAGCCCACCGCTTAGATACCTTAGTGGCTAAGTTTAAGGTGTAA
- a CDS encoding MOSC domain-containing protein — protein MLLVSKLSGLYSGLNIQEIEGVSTGIKGKQATEQLIVHLDHVEGDTQADPKHHGGLDRVLHHFPREHYGQYRRWDLITRLEDAPSMGENISTVGLNETQVNIGDVLQIGQVRVQVTQPRSPCFKLNLQFGHGDFALAMQQSQLCGWFYRVLTPGVVQLEDKIELLERRTDICVAEAMSLYFSPHFDASAYDRLASCEGLAQSWVNSLQRRLATQSVEDWQMRLYGPSGK, from the coding sequence ATGTTGTTGGTAAGCAAGTTATCTGGATTGTATTCAGGGTTAAATATCCAAGAGATTGAAGGGGTTTCGACAGGGATTAAGGGTAAGCAAGCAACAGAACAACTGATAGTGCATCTCGATCATGTCGAAGGTGATACCCAGGCCGATCCTAAACACCATGGTGGACTCGACCGCGTGCTGCATCATTTCCCCCGTGAACACTATGGTCAGTACCGCCGTTGGGATTTAATTACTCGGCTCGAAGATGCCCCCAGTATGGGGGAAAACATCAGCACAGTTGGGCTCAATGAAACCCAAGTGAATATTGGTGATGTCCTGCAGATTGGTCAGGTAAGAGTACAGGTCACTCAGCCCCGTTCACCCTGTTTTAAGTTAAACCTGCAGTTTGGCCACGGGGATTTTGCCTTGGCCATGCAGCAAAGCCAATTATGCGGCTGGTTCTATCGGGTACTCACTCCTGGGGTTGTTCAACTAGAGGATAAAATTGAATTGCTTGAGCGTCGAACCGATATCTGTGTGGCCGAGGCTATGTCTCTCTATTTCTCCCCCCACTTTGATGCCAGCGCCTATGATCGTCTCGCCTCCTGCGAAGGGTTAGCACAGAGCTGGGTTAATAGTCTGCAGCGCCGTTTAGCAACCCAAAGTGTCGAAGATTGGCAAATGCGTTTATATGGGCCAAGTGGTAAATAA
- the modB gene encoding molybdate ABC transporter permease subunit, with protein MDWQALWLSVKLSGITVLVLIPLAILAGRALAYRQFVGKSWVEALIMVPLVLPPTVIGYYLLVGLGSQSWLGQWIEQVIGQQLVFHFSGLVIASVLVNIPFAVQPIQRAFETVPHDVRDAAACCGMSRIKILLKIELPMVWPGVLTALVLCFSHVLGEFGVVLMMGGNIAGETKTISIAIYDSVQSFDFNAAGTMSLVLLLFAVTALALTTSLSRRLGGQRGTNHR; from the coding sequence ATGGATTGGCAGGCACTCTGGTTATCGGTCAAGCTGAGTGGGATTACGGTGTTAGTGCTGATCCCCTTAGCCATTCTCGCCGGGCGAGCCTTGGCCTATCGTCAGTTTGTCGGTAAGTCTTGGGTCGAGGCGCTGATTATGGTGCCCTTAGTGTTACCGCCGACCGTGATTGGTTATTACCTGCTGGTGGGGCTGGGTAGCCAGAGTTGGCTTGGCCAATGGATTGAGCAAGTCATTGGTCAGCAACTTGTGTTTCACTTTTCCGGGCTGGTTATCGCCTCCGTTTTAGTCAATATCCCCTTTGCGGTGCAGCCTATTCAGCGAGCCTTTGAAACTGTCCCCCACGATGTTCGTGACGCTGCCGCATGTTGTGGCATGAGTCGAATTAAAATTCTGCTTAAAATTGAATTGCCTATGGTGTGGCCGGGCGTGTTGACCGCGCTAGTCTTGTGCTTCTCCCATGTGCTTGGGGAATTTGGCGTAGTACTGATGATGGGCGGCAATATTGCGGGTGAGACTAAGACGATTTCAATTGCAATTTATGACAGTGTGCAGTCATTTGATTTTAATGCCGCTGGGACTATGTCATTAGTATTATTATTGTTTGCCGTTACAGCCTTGGCATTGACGACCAGTTTGTCCCGACGTTTAGGAGGTCAGCGTGGCACAAATCATCGCTGA